From Solanum lycopersicum chromosome 8, SLM_r2.1, the proteins below share one genomic window:
- the LOC138337843 gene encoding uncharacterized protein: MGLSRTSTGATPYFLVYGTEAVIPAEVEIPSLRIIQEAKLSDADWIQGQAENLALTDGRRINAICHGQLYQNRMDRAFYKKVKPRHFSPGQLVLKWIFPNQDEATGKFSPNWQGPYIVSRVLTGGALILAEMDGEVWPKPINSDSVKKYYI; this comes from the exons ATGGGGTTGTCGAG AACTTCCACAGGGGCCACACCTTACTTCTTAGTATACGGCACTGAAGCTGTGATACCCGCCGAAGTAGAGATACCTTCCCtaaggatcatccaagaagcaaAGTTGAGTGATGCTGACTGGATACAAGGTCAGGCAGAGAATTTGGCATTAACAGATGGAAGAAGAATTAACGCCATTTGTCATGGTCAGCTCTATCAGAATAGAATGGACAGAGCTTTCTACAAGAAGGTTAAACCCAGACATTTCTCACCTGGGCAACTTGTTTTAAAGTGGATTTTTCCAAATCAAGACGAGGCAACGGGTAAATTTTCACCAAATTGGCAAGGTCCGTACATAGTCTCTCGAGTACTGACAGGCGGAGCCCTCATACTTGCAGAAATGGATGGAGAAGTTTGGCCAAAACCTATCAATTCAGATTCTGTGAAAAAGTATTACATCTAG
- the LOC138337845 gene encoding uncharacterized protein, with translation MHPDVELSEGYKLPKFETFNGIGDPKAHLRMYCDKLVGVGRDERILMKLFMRSLTGEALSWYIEQDSRKWIKWVDMATDFMNRFGFNIENAPDWFYIQNLKKKPSESFREYAIRWRFEAARAIPPMEESQMKDYFIRAQEPQYYDRMMLVAEKSFAEIIKLRERIEEGIKNGTIINSEALQATNKALQSGGMTESRKKTGSVMMAHGTRTPLRHKTINPPPSPYPHTPYPHTPYPQHPSVPPPISPQPMPIYYQNAPPQYLHASYPVYNVQPTHFQTPPPTQTPNYQNRPSYERRPTKTYTPLAEPIAQLYERLKQAGYVSPFPALPVDVRAKWYDPNKVCAYHSRMKGHTTDVCRALKDKVQMLIDTKTIQLKDPTPNVANNPLPNHQVNMVDAGDVWDWEESIWAVETEEAMSTTTQAPLIVQGLAPFEVEVVAPRPPFTFYKASSPIQCDTYVVPWDYNKREMNVEETDVATGVTRCGRIYTSENLVQGNSSKSKASVVELEDQGIWKKVKAKEYSVIEQLSKTPSQISILELLQSSETHRNAILKIFGEAYVPSNITHGEVSQMVGQVFEAYKISFHKDELPLEGTTHNKALYILVQYHDKVINKALVDAGSGLNICPLSTLTRLGVDSAKIQTWKMNVRAFDGSQRGTIGEITLDMLIGLVTFLIAFQILDIPSSYNLLLGRPWIHMAGAVPSTLHQCLKFEWDYEEIVVHGEKGHPVYTIEGRENMDGEMYHTMELVGNIELQPWFSQKIIDMMAWFGFELRKGLGAELQGIVEPIQPVRHSTTFGLGYKYTTEEWLDWLPPRDEYYYPLKKPIPPLYQSFRSAGFMGGSIDEISDDLKGLSLTKEEGKICNVVINEDEKEGPSGSKEAKISKIHYKNVESETMAYNETAQLNINDLEEVEDNEVLEELIKRVEEFEEKPNPNLVETEVVNLGNAKVIQETRVSIHMTKEDKKEYTEFLIENKDIFAWSYADMTELSTSILAHRLPIDPACPPVKQKLRKYKPEMSLKIKEEVSKQLDAGILQVTEYPTWLAYVVPVPKKDGKVRVCVDYRDLNKASPKDNFPLPNIHILIDNCDKHETQSFVNCFAGYHQIEMHKDDAEKTAFITPWGVYNYKVMPFGLKNVGATYMRAMAILFHDMIHKEIEVYVDDVIIKSKESSNHLEDLRKFFARLRKYNLKLNPAKCVFGVPAGKLLGFIVSRRGIELDPSKIKAIRDLPPPKSKKEVMSFLGRLNYISRFIAQSTIICEPIFKLLKKDAAVKWTSECQQAFDKIKDYLSNPPVLVPPESGRPLLLYISVLDNAFSCILGQHDETGRKEHAIYYMSKKFTSCEARYSLLERTCCALTWVAQKL, from the coding sequence ATGCATCCTGATGTAGAACTGTCCGAGGGGTACAAGCTCCCAAAATTTGAGACGTTCAATGGCATTGGGGATCCCAAAGCCCACCTACGAATGTATTGTGACAAACTTGTAGGGGTGGGGAGAGATGAGAGGATACTCATGAAGTTGTTCATGAGGAGTCTTACTGGGGAGGCCCTATCATGGTACATTGAGCAAGACTCACGGAAATGGATAAAATGGGTTGATATGGCAACTGACTTCATGAATAGGTTTGGTTTTAATATTGAAAACGCACCTGATTGGTTTTACATTCAAAATCTGAAGAAGAAACCGAGTGAATCCTTCAGAGAATATGCCATAAGATGGAGGTTTGAGGCGGCTAGGGCCATACCCCCTATGGAAGAATCTCAAATGAAAGACTATTTCATCCGTGCCCAAGAACCACAATACTATGACCGAATGATGCTGGTGGCTGAAAAGAGTTTCGCTGAAATCATCAAACTACGCGAAAGAATTGAAGAAGGCATAAAGAATGGGACTATCATTAACTCGGAGGCTTTACAAGCAACCAACAAGGCTCTGCAATCTGGTGGAATGACAGAGAGTCGAAAGAAAACAGGTTCTGTAATGATGGCTCATGGAACTAGGACCCCTTTGAGGCACAAGACAATAAACCCACCACCATCCCCATACCCTCACACCCCATACCCTCACACCCCATACCCTCAACATCCCTCAGTTCCACCCCCTATATCTCCCCAACCCATGCCAATATATTACCAAAACGCTCCTCCTCAATACTTGCATGCCTCATATCCTGTCTATAATGTTCAACCAACACACTTCCAAACTCCACCACCCACTCAAACACCAAATTACCAAAACAGACCTTCCTATGAAAGAAGACCTACAAAAACCTATACCCCTTTGGCTGAACCCATAGCACAACTTTATGAGAGACTGAAACAGGCTGGGTACGTCTCTCCATTTCCTGCATTACCTGTGGATGTTCGCGCAAAATGGTACGACCCTAACAAGGTCTGCGCCTACCATTCTAGGATGAAGGGCCACACCACCGATGTTTGCAGAGCCCTTAAGGATAAGGTTCAAATGTTGATTGATACAAAAACCATCCAACTGAAGGATCCTACACCGAATGTTGCAAATAATCCTCTCCCTAACCATCAAGTCAACATGGTGGACGCTGGTGATGTCTGGGATTGGGAAGAATCTATCTGGGCTGTCGAAACAGAAGAAGCCATGTCTACCACTACCCAAGCACCACTAATAGTGCAAGGACTCGCCCCATTTGAAGTAGAAGTTGTTGCACCCAGACCACCGTTCACTTTCTATAAGGCATCCTCCCCAATACAATGTGATACGTATGTTGTACCTTGGGATTACAACAAAAGAGAAATGAATGTGGAAGAGACAGATGTTGCAACAGGGGTCACCAGATGTGGAAGAATTTACACTTCTGAAAATTTGGTTCAGGGAAACTCTAGCAAATCCAAAGCATCAGTCGTAGAGCTTGAGGATCAAGGTATTTGGAAAAAGGTTAAAGCTAAAGAATACTCTGTCATTGAGCAGCTGAGTAAAACCCCATCCCAAATATCAATTCTGGAGTTACTGCAATCTTCCGAAACTCATCGAAATGCCATTCTGAAGATCTTTGGTGAAGCTTATGTCCCATCTAACATCACTCATGGAGAGGTATCCCAAATGGTAGGGCAGGTCTTTGAGGCTTACAAAATATCTTTTCACAAAGATGAGCTGCCACTCGAAGGAACAACGCACAATAAAGCTCTGTACATTTTGGTTCAGTACCATGATAAGGTGATAAACAAAGCATTAGTTGATGCAGGTTCAGGTTTAAACATTTGCCCTCTAAGCACACTGACGAGGCTGGGCGTGGATAGTGCAAAAATTCAGACATGGAAGATGAATGTGAGGGCATTTGATGGCTCTCAAAGAGGCACTATTGGGGAGATAACCTTGGACATGCTCATTGGTCTTGTCACTTTCCTCatagctttccaaattttggaCATCCCTTCATCATACAACTTATTATTGGGTCGTCCATGGATTCATATGGCTGGAGCGGTTCCATCTACTCTTCACCAATGTCTGAAGTTTGAATGGGATTACGAAGAGATTGTAGTCCATGGAGAAAAGGGGCATCCTGTATACACGATTGAAGGAAGAGAGAATATGGATGGTGAAATGTACCATACAATGGAGCTTGTTGGTAATATTGAGTTGCAACCTTGGTTCAGCCAAAAAATCATAGATATGATGGCCTGGTTTGGTTTCGAGCTTCGGAAAGGTTTGGGGGCTGAATTGCAAGGGATAGTCGAACCTATACAGCCTGTTCGACATTCCACCACTTTTGGTTTGGGGTATAAGTACACCACCGAAGAATGGCTCGATTGGCTACCACCTAGAGATGAGTACTACTATCCATTGAAGAAACCCATACCGCCATTGTATCAATCATTTCGATCAGCAGGTTTCATGGGAGGCAGTATTGATGAGATCTCAGACGACTTGAAGGGGTTATCGCTAACCAAAGAAGAGGGGAAGATTTGCAACGTCGTGATCAACGAGGATGAGAAAGAGGGCCCTAGTGGAAGCAAGGAAGCAAAGATCAgcaaaattcattataaaaatgtCGAATCTGAGACTATGGCATACAATGAGACTGCTCAACTTAACATTAATGACTTAGAAGAAGTCGAAGACAATGAGGTTCTCGAGGAGTTAATCAAAAGGGTTGAGGAGTTCGAGGAAAAACCCAATCCAAATTTGGTAGAGACAGAAGTGGTGAATTTGGGAAATGCAAAGGTGATACAAGAAACCCGGGTAAGCATCCACATGACAAAAGAAGACAAGAAAGAGTACACCGAGTTTCTCATAGAGAATAAGGATATTTTCGCGTGGTCCTACGCAGACATGACAGAGCTAAGTACTTCAATCTTAGCCCATCGACTGCCCATTGATCCAGCATGTCCTCCGGTAAAACAGAAGCTGAGAAAATACAAGCCCGAGATgagtttgaaaatcaaagaagaagtatcAAAACAATTAGATGCTGGGATACTCCAAGTGACAGAATACCCAACTTGGCTTGCATATGTAGTTCCAGTGCCCAAGAAAGACGGCAAGGTCAGAGTTTGCGTGGATTACCGAGATCTCAATAAAGCTAGCCCTAAAGATAACTTTCCATTACCAAACATACACATACTGATTGACAATTGTGATAAGCACGAAACTCAGTCATTTGTGAATTGCTTTGCCGGCTATCATCAAATTGAGATGCACAAAGATGACGCTGAGAAAACTGCCTTCATCACGCCGTGGGGCGTCTATAACTACAAGGTGATGCCTTTTGGATTAAAGAACGTTGGGGCTACGTACATGAGAGCAATGGCTATTTTGTTTCATGACATGATCCATAAGGAAATtgaagtttatgtggatgatgtcaTCATCAAATCAAAGGAAAGTTCAAATCATCTGGAAGATTTACGAAAATTCTTTGCCAGGCTACGCAAGTACAATCTGAAACTGAATCCGGCAAAATGTGTCTTTGGTGTGCCTGCTGGAAAGCTTTTAGGTTTCATTGTCAGTCGTCGAGGTATAGAATTGGACCCATCGAAGATCAAAGCAATTCGTGATCTTCCCCCaccaaagagcaagaaggaggtaatgagtttcttagggcGACTTAACTACATCAGTCGTTTCATTGCTCAGTCTACTATCATCTGTGAACCTATCTTCAAGCTGTTAAAAAAGGATGCTGCAGTGAAATGGACAAGTGAATGTCAGCAGGCATTTGACAAGATCAAAGACTATCTATCCAATCCTCCTGTATTGGTTCCACCAGAGTCAGGTAGACCCTTACTTTTGTATATTTCAGTATTGGATAATGCTTTTAGTTGCATCTTGGGACAACACGATGAAACAGGGAGGAAGGAGCACGCAATATATTATATGAGCAAGAAGTTCACATCGTGCGAAGCCCGATACTCTCTATTAGAGCGTACCTGTTGTGCTCTAACATGGGTTGCCCAAAAGTTATGA
- the LOC138337844 gene encoding uncharacterized protein, with translation MDPLKYIFQKSMPTGKLAKWQILLSEFDIVYVTQKAVKAQALADHMAENPVDDDYKPLKTYFPDEEVAFVGEDISEEYDGWRMFFDRAKNLNGFGIGAVLISPTGQHYPVSAKLRFLCSNNMAEYEACILGLRRAIDLDVQEMLIIGDSDLLIHQVQGDWATKNRKLLPYLECVHRLCKRFVKKEFRHVPRVQNEFADASATLSSMIRHPDHNYIDPIHIHIHEQPAYCFHVEEEPDGKPWYNDIRGYLKSGEYTEDATSVQKRTIRRLATKFFLSGEILYRRTPDLGLLRCVEAREARRLVEEIHAGTCGPHMNGFILAKKILRSGYYWLTMETDCIRYVQKCHQCQTHTDMIRVPPNELHVTSSPWSFAAWGMDVIDPIEPTASNGHRFILVAIDYFTKWVEATSHKSVTKKVVDDFVKNNIICRFGIPESIITDNGTNLNSDLMRSMCEKFKISHQNSTA, from the coding sequence ATGGATCCTTTGAAGTATATCTTTCAAAAGTCCATGCCCACAGGTAAACTGGCAAAATGGCAGATATTGTTGAGCGAGTTTGACATAGTGTATGTCACGCAAAAAGCAGTGAAAGCACAGGCGTTAGCAGACCACATGGCAGAGAATCCCGTGGACGATGATTACAAGCCGTTGAAGACCTACTTCCCAGATGAAGAGGTGGCTTTTGTGGGAGAAGACATTTCTGAAGAATATGATGGATGGAGAATGTTCTTTGATAGAGCTAAAAATCTGAATGGATTCGGCATTGGGGCCGTTTTGATCTCACCCACCGGGCAACATTATCCAGTATCAGCAAAACTTAGATTCCTTTGCTCAAATAATATGGCCGAATACGAAGCCTGCATACTAGGTCTCCGACGGGCGATCGACTTGGATGTCCAGGAAATGCTAATAATAGGGGATTCAGACCTATTGATCCATCAGGTTCAAGGTGATTGGGCAACAAAAAATCGAAAGTTGTTACCATATTTGGAGTGCGTGCATAGGCTATGTAAAAGGTTTGTCAAAAAAGAATTTAGACATGTACCAAGGGTCCAAAATGAATTTGCAGACGCCTCAGCCACTCTGTCTTCTATGATTCGACACCCTGATCACAATTACATCGATcctattcacattcatatacatGAACAACCAGCTTATTGtttccatgttgaggaagagcCTGATGGAAAGCCCTGGTACAATGACATTAGAGGATATTTGAAGAGTGGTGAATACACAGAAGATGCAACAAGTGTACAAAAGCGTACAATTCGAAGGTTAGCAACCAAATTCTTCTTAAGTGGGGAAATCCTCTATAGGAGAACTCCCGATTTGGGGCTGCTAAGATGTGTCGAAGCAAGAGAGGCTCGCAGGCTGGTCGAAGAGATACATGCAGGCACCTGTGGCCCTCACATGAACGGTTTTATATTAGCAAAGAAGATTCTGAGATCAGGATATTATTGGCTAACTATGGAGACAGACTGCATTCGCTACGTCCAGAAATGTCATCAATGTCAGACTCACACAGATATGATTCGAGTACCTCCCAACGAACTCCATGTCACTAGTTCACCTTGGTCGTTCGCAGCATGGGGCATGGATGTCATTGATCCAATTGAGCCAACAGCATCCAACGGGCACAGATTCATTCTTGTCGCAATTGactatttcaccaagtgggttgAGGCCACCTCCCATAAATCAGTGACAAAGAAAGTTGTGGATGACTTTGTCAAAAACAACATTATTTGTAGGTTTGGAATTCCTGAATCAATCATCACCGACAACGGCACCAACCTAAACAGTGACCTGATGAGATCAATGTGTGAGAAGTTCAAGATCAGTCATCAAAACTCTACAGCATAA